Proteins encoded by one window of Lacipirellulaceae bacterium:
- a CDS encoding SGNH/GDSL hydrolase family protein has translation MKTYASAFSFVAAYCLAFCANTFAEETSAPCSVEWTGRRVVFLGDSITNDGTYIAHLETALRIADPDAEVDFINLGLSSETVSGLSEPAHAFPRPDLHERLDRVLEKAEPKLVVACYGINDAIYYPFSKQRFTAYNDGVKRLIKKCDEAKVKLVLLTPLPFDPLPGKKAGTLLPAGEKEYSWKNIYKNYDEVMQKYAAWLVELREPTVTDQAKLVACVIDLHTPVNNFLQEKRQELPDYSLSKDGVHINSDGHQLMAQIIARATGIEPRGVSPRVAERKAEIYELVKQRQDLLHDAWLSHVGHKRPGVKPGLDLKIANNMADNLLKMIKLVQ, from the coding sequence ATGAAAACTTACGCTTCTGCTTTTTCGTTCGTTGCTGCTTACTGCCTCGCGTTTTGTGCAAACACATTTGCCGAGGAAACGTCTGCTCCCTGCAGTGTCGAGTGGACAGGTCGCCGGGTCGTTTTCTTGGGCGACTCGATCACGAACGACGGTACCTACATTGCGCATTTAGAAACGGCTCTGCGGATTGCTGATCCGGACGCCGAAGTTGATTTCATCAATTTGGGCCTTTCAAGCGAAACCGTCAGCGGGCTTTCAGAACCGGCCCACGCTTTCCCGCGGCCCGACTTGCATGAGCGGCTGGACCGTGTTTTGGAAAAAGCGGAACCGAAGCTGGTCGTCGCCTGCTACGGTATCAACGATGCGATTTACTATCCGTTCTCTAAGCAGCGCTTCACGGCTTACAATGACGGCGTGAAGCGGCTTATCAAGAAATGCGATGAAGCCAAAGTCAAGCTGGTCCTACTGACGCCGCTGCCCTTCGATCCCTTGCCCGGCAAAAAGGCGGGCACGTTATTGCCAGCGGGCGAGAAGGAATACTCCTGGAAGAACATCTACAAGAACTATGACGAAGTCATGCAGAAGTACGCCGCATGGCTAGTGGAGCTTCGCGAGCCAACAGTCACTGATCAAGCCAAACTGGTAGCCTGCGTGATCGACCTCCATACGCCCGTCAACAATTTTCTCCAAGAGAAACGCCAGGAGTTGCCTGACTATTCCTTGAGCAAGGATGGCGTGCACATCAACAGTGACGGGCACCAATTGATGGCTCAGATCATCGCGAGGGCGACCGGCATAGAGCCGCGAGGCGTCAGCCCGCGGGTTGCCGAGAGGAAGGCTGAAATCTACGAGTTGGTGAAGCAGCGGCAAGACCTACTGCACGACGCTTGGCTCAGTCATGTGGGCCACAAACGGCCAGGCGTGAAGCCGGGGTTGGATCTGAAAATAGCCAATAACATGGCCGATAACTTGCTGAAAATGATCAAATTAGTGCAGTAG